The following are encoded together in the Prionailurus viverrinus isolate Anna chromosome B3, UM_Priviv_1.0, whole genome shotgun sequence genome:
- the ARRDC4 gene encoding arrestin domain-containing protein 4 has protein sequence MGGEAGSAAAVGCEGRVKSLGLVFEDERKGCYSSGETVAGHVLLEAAEPVALRALRLEAHGRATAAWGPSPGATAPAAASEVEYLNVRLSLREPPAGEGILLLQPGKHEFPFSFQLPSEPLVTSFSGKYGSIQYCVRAVLERPKVPDQSVKRELQVISHIDVNTPALLTPVLKTQEKMVGCWFFTSGPVSLSAKIERKGYCNGEAIPIYAEIENCSSRLIVPKAAIFQTQTYLASGKTKTVRHMVANVRGNHIASGGTDTWHGKTLKIPPVTPSILDCCIIRVDYSLAVYIHIPGAKKLMLELPLVIGTIPYNGFGSRNSSTASRFSMDMSWLTLTLPEQPEAPPNYADVVSEEEFSRHVPPYPQPPDCEGEACCPVFACVQQFRFQPPPLYSEVDPHPADVEETQPVSFIL, from the exons ATGGGCGGCGAGGCAGGGTCTGCGGCGGCCGTGGGCTGCGAGGGCCGCGTGAAGAGCCTGGGTCTGGTGTTCGAGGATGAGCGCAAGGGCTGCTACTCGAGCGGCGAGACGGTGGCGGGACACGTGCTGCTGGAGGCGGCCGAGCCGGTGGCCCTGCGGGCGCTGCGCCTGGAGGCCCACGGCCGAGCCACCGCCGCCTGGGGCCCGAGCCCCGGCGCCACCGCCCCCGCCGCCGCGTCGGAGGTGGAGTACCTGAACGTGCGCCTGAGCCTGCGCGAGCCCCCGGCCG gtgaAGGCATCCTCTTATTACAGCCTGGAAAACATGAATTTCCATTTAGCTTTCAGCTCCCATCTGA ACCTTTAGTAACCTCATTCAGCGGGAAATACGGAAGTATTCAGTACTGCGTGAGAGCAGTTTTGGAACGACCCAAGGTACCTGATCAGAGTGTGAAGCGGGAACTTCAGGTTATTAGTCACATCGATGTCAACACACCAGCATTATTA aCCCCTGTATTGAAAACTCAAGAGAAAATGGTTGGCTGTTGGTTTTTCACTTCTGGTCCAGTCTCGCTGAGTGCCAAAATTGAAAGGAAGGGATACTGTAATG gaGAAGCTATTCCAATCTATGCGGAGATAGAGAATTGTTCCTCCCGCCTCATCGTTCCCAAAGCTGCCATTTTCCAAACGCAGACGTATTTGGCCAGCGGGAAGACAAAGACCGTCCGGCACATGGTCGCCAACGTGCGAGGAAACCACATCGCCTCTGGGGGCACCGACACGTGGCACGGGAAGACTCTAAAAATTCCGCCTGTTACTCCATCCATCCTGGATTGCTGCATTATCAGAGTAGACTATTCCTTAGCT GTGTATATTCACATTCCTGGTGCTAAAAAACTGATGCTCGAGCTTCCCTTAGTGATTGGCACAATCCCATATAACGGTTTTGGGAGCAGAAACTCCAGCACCGCCAGCCGGTTCAGCATGGACATGAGCTGGCTGACGCTGACGCTGCCAGAGCAGCCGGAAG CGCCACCCAATTATGCAGACGTGGTGTCCGAGGAAGAATTCTCTCGACACGTCCCTCCTTACCCTCAGCCCCCTGACTGTGAGGGAGAAGCATGCTGCCCTGTGTTTGCCTGCGTACAGCAATTCCGCTTCCAGCCTCCCCCTCTCTATTCAGAG GTTGATCCTCACCCTGCTGATGTAGAAGAGACCCAGCCTGTGTCCTTCATTCTCTGA